In Spirosoma aureum, a single genomic region encodes these proteins:
- a CDS encoding GNAT family N-acetyltransferase, translating to MAKKCLKFGKLRIDLSGYPSGNDTKITVLINPTPSAPIIIRSAGQNDLDIVYRFLCELEELPLDQTQFRSVFSHNLQNPMIYYLIAEADGESVGFISCHVQYLLHHVGKVGEIQELFVRADRRNERIGHQLVEALSELAIREGFINLEVTTNQKRTDTIRFYERELFNRTHIKLVKSIRP from the coding sequence ATGGCAAAGAAATGCTTGAAATTCGGCAAATTGAGGATCGATTTGTCAGGTTACCCATCCGGCAACGATACCAAAATCACCGTGCTCATTAATCCTACTCCATCAGCTCCCATTATCATTCGATCAGCCGGCCAAAATGACCTTGATATCGTTTACCGGTTTTTGTGTGAGCTTGAAGAACTACCCCTCGATCAAACCCAGTTCCGATCTGTATTCTCTCATAATCTGCAAAACCCAATGATTTATTACCTGATCGCAGAAGCAGATGGAGAATCGGTAGGTTTTATTAGTTGCCACGTTCAGTATCTGCTCCACCATGTTGGGAAAGTCGGCGAAATTCAGGAGCTATTTGTACGAGCGGATCGACGTAATGAACGGATTGGTCACCAGCTTGTAGAGGCTCTGAGTGAGTTGGCAATACGCGAGGGCTTTATCAATTTAGAAGTTACCACAAACCAGAAACGCACTGATACCATTCGATTCTACGAACGGGAATTATTCAATCGAACTCACATTAAACTGGTTAAGTCGATTCGACCCTGA